The DNA sequence CTTAAACTAAGGTTGATCTTAAACTAAGGTTGATCTTAAATCCCAACTTTTTAAACCCCCCATGTTATTTACGTGGCAAATCCACCATGTGGAAGGCATAGTAACGGCTGAATCCACAGTCACGGCAGCGTATTTTAATATCGAACTCATCCACCTCTATGTCATGAATGGTGGCATCTCCACATTTGTAGCAGTTAGCTCCCTTTTCAAGTTTCCATTTTTTAACGGTCATCAGCTTCCCCCCTTTTCCACGCCTTTTATAAGGTAGTAACGGGCTGCGCCGCAGTTAGTGCACCATATTTTAGCCTTGTTCATGTCGATTCTTATCCTTTGAACTGAATTTTCGCCACAATAGAAACAGGGGACTTCTTTCTCAAGTAACCATGTTTCAGCCCTTTCTTTTTCGTGGTCCTGCTTACTGACTATAATTCTGCGGATAGGAACCTCTAAAATAGTATATTTTTCACCTTCCAAAACCTGCATTACTGATTCCACAATTTTATCCGTTTTTTCTTCGTCTACCACACTGCAGACAAGCACTGCATCGGTGGCGTAGTCCTTTATAAGCCCAATAGCAGATTTAGGGTCTTCTTTAACGGAGAACCCTTTCCAGTCCTGAGGAGACATACCCTTGTATTCCAGAATATAAAATCCTGTAATTCCTGCATCAGCAAGGGCATTCATAGCTTTTCCCAGGTTTTCGACCTCTACAAATACTCTAAGATGAACTTTCAATATAACACCCCCATATATTGGTAACAACCATTATACTCATCTATTAAGAATATTAAATCCAGTTTAGGACCTAATATTCCCATATTTTTAAGCCCATTAAATAATTCTAGTGTTATTTATGTTATCAACTATCTAAATAATATTCGTTTTTTAATAACAATTTACTGGACCTTGTTGAACCAGACATAAATAAATGCCACCATAAACATATAAAAATAAACAAGTGAGATTTATGAAAAATCGGTATAAATATGGACTGATTTTATTAATATTAATTTTAATAGTGTTAAGTATCGGCTTTGGTCTTCTGGCAATTAAAAAATCAAAATCAATTAATAAAACTGACCAGACAGTTGAAAGCCTCAACCAGAATAACAGTCAAAACCAGATCAGTGAATCTGGAAACCAGGAAAACACTGCAAAAACCATAACCTGCCCTGACTGCAAGGGCTCAGGAAATGTGGTATGCCCTGAATGTGAAGGCAGAGGACTTTACTATATTTGCAGTGCATGTAACGGTAAATATCACACTTATCTTAACACATGCCCATTCTGTGGTTCTAGAAACACACTGACACAACATGTATGTAGTGAGACCATTAAATGTCCGAGGTGTGGTGGATCAGGCCAAATACCATCTTAGGCCGGATAACCCCTTTAAGGATAATACCGGGAATATTATCATATTTTAGAATAAACTTATTTATTTTAAATTTAGAATAAACTATTTTAGATAGGGTATGCCTCTTATTATTATAGATTACAGGTGTTTTAATGAAAGATAATGACGTATCTGGCTCAATTTATGACTTCATGAGTGATGCAGGGATTGAAGTATCACAACTAGTGGAAGCAGGATTGGAACTTCTGGCAGGTGTGGAAAAAACTGAAGAGCTTGAAATAACGCTGGAAAGACAAATCAGGAAGTCACTGAAAGATATTAATGTTATAGTGTTGATTATTGCTGGTATCAGGGTTGAGGAGGATCTTCTTAATCATCGGATTAAGGGTGTGGATGTGGATGATGATCCAGCCTACCTTTACTCGGATGAGGTTCTGGGGATGGCTATTGCTAACCAGATCGCGGGTACCAAAGCTATTTTCAACTTTAAAAGGTACGATGAAGCAAAACCGGGAATCCTTGGGACACTGGGACCTATGCTGGATGATGTTTTCGCCGGTCTAATTGCCGGTTGCATGTCCAAAATTTTTGAGGAATGAAAAAATGTCCCGGAAAAGTCTCCAGAGGAAGGTTCCCATTTCTTATGTGGGGAAAAAAGATGATGAATCCCAGGTTAGCTGGCATGGTTTTCTGGGCCTGGTATCATTCTCAACAATACTACCCCTAAATATTCACAGCACCATCCAGGAAATGGCAAAGTTTACTTTCATCTGGCCAATAATCGGGGCTTTCATTGGAATTATAGCAGGTGGCTTTGGCTGGCTACTCGTGTATCCCTTACATCTATCTCCACTCTTATCAGCAGCACTGATTTACAGTTTGGTCATCAGCTTCACTGGCTTCCATCACTTGGATGGTCTGATTGACTGTGGTGATGGTCTTATGGCCCACGGAGATCCAGAGAGGAAGATAGAGATAATGCGGGATAAAAGGATAGGCACAGGGGGCTTGGCCATGCTTTTAATGGTTTCCCTGGTGACGGTCGCATCCATAGCCTCCTTATCTGCAGTTTACATCCTACCGGCTATTTTCGTGTCTGAAGTAGCTGCCAAACTTAGCCTGATAAGTTGTGCAACATTTTCTGAACCATTGAATGATGGTACTGGTCAGTACTTCATCAATAACATGGACTGGAAACTTCTCACTGGATCAGTAGCCCTCTGTATCATTTTAGGATTTTTGGGTTTTAACTACTTGGGAGTAACTGGTAATTACACTGGAGTTGTCGGTATACTGGGTGGTTTTGTTTCAGGATTGTTGATGGTACTTATCACCCGGAAGAACTTCAAAAGGGCCAATGGAGATATTCTGGGCGCATCTAATGAGATGGGTAGGATGTTATCCCTTTTATTCATGGTTGTATTCATTTCAGGGAGTGTTTAAATGGAAGTTAAAGTTTTACGATTGGATCATCGCCGGGTTCGTGATGCACGGATCACCACCCATGTATGCCTCACTGCCCGCGCACTGGGAGCATCCGCTGTTTTTTTAAGCGGAGATCATGATAAAAAACTCATGGAAAATGTTCAGGACGTGGTGAAACGCTGGGGAGGTGATTTCCAAGTGGAATACCGTAAAGGTTGGGAAAATCTCCTGGATGAATGGAAAAACAATGGAGGAGAAATAATTCACCTCACCATGTACGGTGAGCCAGTTCAGGAGGTTACCCACAAAATCAGAAGCTCATCCAAGGATAAACTGGTGGTGGTTGGTGGTTCACGTGTCCCCAGTAAGGTGTATCAGGAAGCAGACTGGAATGTTTCGGTGACCACCCAACCTCACTCTGAGGTTTCATCACTGGCCATATTCCTCCACATGCTGCATGATGGGAAAGAACTTGATTTAGAGTTTGATGACGGAGATATGAAGGTCATACCCACAGCCAATGGTAAAAACGTCCAGATAAAACACAAACAAGATAAAAATAAAAACGAATAGAAATAAAGAATGATTATGTGGATGGACAATGAAAGAAGGATATAATATAGATGATTAGAGTTCTATTTTTTAATTTAGGGTTCTTTAATTGAGGTAGAGTTACAACCATTAATTAATTTTGAACCACATTTAATCCTTTTTAAATCATTTTGATTCTAATTATTTTATCATCACCACTCTGGGGAACTCCCCTACCATCACGATTGGAAGTTGTGATGTAGAGGTATCCATTGTGCTCAACCACTTCCCTTATTCTCCCCAGTTGCGTGAAAGTTGCCTTTTCTCCCATAATACTTTCCCCATCATTAGATAGGGTGATTTTTCTAAGTTGAGTGCCTCTGAGACCTGCAACATAAAGGGCACCTTGGTAGTATGCAATTCCTGAAGGAGCAAGAGTAAGTTCTGTGTAAGCCCTGAGAGGTTTTATATAACCCTGTGACGTTTCATTACCCTCATAAGTTGGCCAACCATAGTTTCCACCCTTGATGATAATATTTACCTCATCATTGCGGGTTTGACCATGCTCTGATTCATACATGGTTCCATTCTTACTCCAGGTTATACCCTGAGGATCACGGTGCCCGTAGCTATATATGTAAGATCCAAATGGATTATCTTCAGGTATGCTACCATCCACGTTAATACGAAGTATTTTACCACCCAATGAACCTAAATCCGGGGCCAATTGTGAATTACCTGCCTCCCCCGTGGTTGCATAGAGTTTTCCATCTGGTCCAAACTTCAAACGTCCACCATTATGTATGGATGATGCAGGGATATTATCCAGAAGAACTGTTTCATTGGATATCTGTTCTCCTACCAGTTTAAAACGAGAAATCCGATTGTAATTCCCAAAAGTATAATAAATGTAGATATAATTGTTCTGGATGAAATTTGGATCCACAGCAATCCCCAGGAGCCCAGATTCACTATTTTGAGTTACGTTAACATGCCCAACGGCCAAAACATTCTTCCCTTCCAGAATATTCACATTGCCTCCACGTTCGGTGAATATCATACGATCATCAGGGAGGAAGTCAAGGGCCCATGGGACTTCCAGATTTTGGGCTAAAATTTCAGAACTGTAACCAGTTTCATTAATGCTTTGGGGAACAAAGAGAATAAAAGCTACAACGATAACTAGTAAAATTAGAGGAATTACAGCTATGGCCAGTAATTTCATTCTCATTTCAAACTCACCATTTATTATTTTTATTTTTTAAGTAAGATGAATTTTTTTGAAAAAACCATATTAAACTGTATTCATACAAGATCAACTACCAATACAATAACCATACAAATACAATTAGCACTACTTTAATCAAAATAACTGAATATTTTCAGGTGTAAATTATGATAAAAATAGTCGATCACTTACTGATTCAGGAAAAACTCACCATGATTAGAAGAGAGGGGATAGATAGCATTCACTTCCGAGGTGGGATAATCGAGATAGGACGCTGGTTAGCCTATGAATTAACTAACACACTTGAAAAGGAGGATTTGACTATACGAACTCCTTTAGGAATTGCAAATGGGGTGCGGATAAAAGATAAGAATAATATTGTGGTGGTGAGTGTTTTAAGAGCGGCTATACCTCTGGTTGAGGGGATTATGAGGGTTTTCAGGAATGCTCAGTATGGTGTGGTGGGTGCCTCACGGAAGGATGAACCACCATTTCCAGTGGAGGTTGGCTATTTTAAACTTCCCCCAGTGGATAAAAAAATTGTGGTAATCGCTGATCCCATGCTGGCCACTGGAAACACCATGAACGCCATCTTAGACCGGATCCAGGAGAAGGGAAATCCACGTCGGTTGGTTGTCCTCAATGTTATAGCCTCCAGACAGGGCATAGAACTGGTGGAAAAGGAACACCCTGATGTGGAAATATACAGCTGTGCAGTGGATGAAGAACTTAATCAAGACGGTTATATCGTTCCAGGACTTGGTGATGCGGGGGATAAAGCTTTTGGAAAGCCGGGGCCATGAACAAAAGAATAACGATAACATCTTATGAATTTAAAAAACAATAATTGATTAAATTTTATTCGGAGAAAGTATCTAAATAATGTATCTGATTAAAATATCTGAAATAAAATAATATTTGATTTTCAATAAAATAGAATCGCGACTCTTAATATATAGATTTTCCATGAGCCACCGCCACTATACCAGGAAAATCTTTGACCTCTAAACTATGGAGTGATTCCATACCCTCTTCATGAAATGCCACCACCTTTGAGGATGTCATTTTACTGGTTAGGAGGGCTGCTGCGGGTGGGGTGACCACAAAAACAGATTTATACTTTTTTAATGAATCTACTGTTTCAGGAGATAGTGCTCCCTTTCCAATATGCATTTTCACTCCCGCTTGAGACAAAGGAGCTATACTATCTTCTATTTCTGTTTTGTTACTGCTGGTTGGTGCTATTCCTGCTGGACTTACTGCAGTGTGCATGATCACCGAACCTTTAATATCCACCGGGCTTTCACCACATTTTAAGAGTTTAACCAGGCGAGGCAAAGCTGCATCTCGACCTGTGAGAATGTTACCACTGAGAGTGATACGATCCCCCACCTTTAACTGTTCAATATCATA is a window from the Methanobacterium sp. Maddingley MBC34 genome containing:
- a CDS encoding hypothetical protein (PFAM: Uncharacterized protein, homolog of nitrogen regulatory protein PII); the protein is MKVHLRVFVEVENLGKAMNALADAGITGFYILEYKGMSPQDWKGFSVKEDPKSAIGLIKDYATDAVLVCSVVDEEKTDKIVESVMQVLEGEKYTILEVPIRRIIVSKQDHEKERAETWLLEKEVPCFYCGENSVQRIRIDMNKAKIWCTNCGAARYYLIKGVEKGGS
- a CDS encoding phosphatidylglycerophosphatase A-like protein (PFAM: Phosphatidylglycerophosphatase A~TIGRFAM: alpha-ribazole phosphatase CobZ), which codes for MKDNDVSGSIYDFMSDAGIEVSQLVEAGLELLAGVEKTEELEITLERQIRKSLKDINVIVLIIAGIRVEEDLLNHRIKGVDVDDDPAYLYSDEVLGMAIANQIAGTKAIFNFKRYDEAKPGILGTLGPMLDDVFAGLIAGCMSKIFEE
- a CDS encoding cobalamin-5'-phosphate synthase (PFAM: Cobalamin-5-phosphate synthase~TIGRFAM: cobalamin 5'-phosphate synthase/cobalamin synthase), producing the protein MSRKSLQRKVPISYVGKKDDESQVSWHGFLGLVSFSTILPLNIHSTIQEMAKFTFIWPIIGAFIGIIAGGFGWLLVYPLHLSPLLSAALIYSLVISFTGFHHLDGLIDCGDGLMAHGDPERKIEIMRDKRIGTGGLAMLLMVSLVTVASIASLSAVYILPAIFVSEVAAKLSLISCATFSEPLNDGTGQYFINNMDWKLLTGSVALCIILGFLGFNYLGVTGNYTGVVGILGGFVSGLLMVLITRKNFKRANGDILGASNEMGRMLSLLFMVVFISGSV
- a CDS encoding hypothetical protein (PFAM: tRNA ribose 2'-O-methyltransferase, aTrm56); the protein is MEVKVLRLDHRRVRDARITTHVCLTARALGASAVFLSGDHDKKLMENVQDVVKRWGGDFQVEYRKGWENLLDEWKNNGGEIIHLTMYGEPVQEVTHKIRSSSKDKLVVVGGSRVPSKVYQEADWNVSVTTQPHSEVSSLAIFLHMLHDGKELDLEFDDGDMKVIPTANGKNVQIKHKQDKNKNE
- a CDS encoding glucose/sorbosone dehydrogenase (PFAM: Glucose / Sorbosone dehydrogenase), whose product is MRMKLLAIAVIPLILLVIVVAFILFVPQSINETGYSSEILAQNLEVPWALDFLPDDRMIFTERGGNVNILEGKNVLAVGHVNVTQNSESGLLGIAVDPNFIQNNYIYIYYTFGNYNRISRFKLVGEQISNETVLLDNIPASSIHNGGRLKFGPDGKLYATTGEAGNSQLAPDLGSLGGKILRINVDGSIPEDNPFGSYIYSYGHRDPQGITWSKNGTMYESEHGQTRNDEVNIIIKGGNYGWPTYEGNETSQGYIKPLRAYTELTLAPSGIAYYQGALYVAGLRGTQLRKITLSNDGESIMGEKATFTQLGRIREVVEHNGYLYITTSNRDGRGVPQSGDDKIIRIKMI
- a CDS encoding uracil phosphoribosyltransferase (PFAM: Phosphoribosyl transferase domain~TIGRFAM: uracil phosphoribosyltransferase), coding for MIKIVDHLLIQEKLTMIRREGIDSIHFRGGIIEIGRWLAYELTNTLEKEDLTIRTPLGIANGVRIKDKNNIVVVSVLRAAIPLVEGIMRVFRNAQYGVVGASRKDEPPFPVEVGYFKLPPVDKKIVVIADPMLATGNTMNAILDRIQEKGNPRRLVVLNVIASRQGIELVEKEHPDVEIYSCAVDEELNQDGYIVPGLGDAGDKAFGKPGP
- a CDS encoding tartrate dehydratase beta subunit/fumarate hydratase class I (PFAM: Fumarase C-terminus~TIGRFAM: hydro-lyases, Fe-S type, tartrate/fumarate subfamily, beta region), which translates into the protein MGNIKEIRTPITNYDIEQLKVGDRITLSGNILTGRDAALPRLVKLLKCGESPVDIKGSVIMHTAVSPAGIAPTSSNKTEIEDSIAPLSQAGVKMHIGKGALSPETVDSLKKYKSVFVVTPPAAALLTSKMTSSKVVAFHEEGMESLHSLEVKDFPGIVAVAHGKSIY